The nucleotide window GGCCAGATCATGTACAGGCTCGGTGGGGTTGGCCCGTCGTCGGCATAGGCGAAGTCCCACCGGATGCCGTTGAACGCCCGCGTCCGCCGCCCACCCTCCTCCGGGCCGTACACCCGGATGGCGGCCTCGAAGTCGTCGGGTGGGTAGAGACCTCCGCCCATCGGTGCGCCCTCCGGTTGCCGAACCAGGAGCTGAGCTGCAAGCCGCCCCTCTCAGGGCGGTCTCCCCTTGCTCCCGCGACGGCTTGTCAGCTCCAGCGGGGGGGTCGGCCGACGGCCGCCTCCTTCCGCCAGAGGATGAGTGAGCGTTGCAGCTCAGCTCCTGGTTCGGCCGCCGCCGGATGAGCTCAGCCCACCGGGGACATCGCACGGCGGGAGATCACCATGCGACCTCAGGCCGCTCGGATCGGCGGGCCCTCGCCGGTCGCCTTCACCAGGGGGGAGGTGGCGACAACCTTACGACCGCCCGCCGATCCGCGGCGCTTGCAACCACCTCACGGCGGCGGCCGAACGAACAGCTCACCTGCACCGCCACATCCCGAGCAGCGATGCGTCATAAATCAGCGGGCGGTGTCAGGTGCAGCGCCGGGTTCGGCTCGCTCACCACCGCGGTTCCGGGCCACGGGCCGAGCGTCGCGCATCCGCGGAGCCCGTGCCACCGGTGCGGGCGTGCGGAGCACCACCGACTCGACGCACCGTGTCGCGGCCCACCGGAGGCCACCCACCACCGCCACGCGCGGCGATGAGCCGCGCCCGGCACCCACGGGCACCACGCGGAGCACCACCGACTCGAACCGCCGTGTCCCCACGCGCCCCCGGCCACGCCCACCCGCACTTCGCGGCGACGAGCCGCGCCAACCACCGACCGGCACCACGCGGAGCCACCACCGTCTGATGCCCCGCGGACCACACGCCCACCGCCGCCCGCGCGCTCCAGAACGCCCGGGTGGCCGAACAGTAAGCTCACCTGCACCGCCATCATCGGATGAGCGGTGCGTCCCAAACTCGCTGGCGGTGTCAGGTGCAGCGCCGGGTTCGGCGTGCCTTTGCTGCCCAGCGACTACTCGCGCCACGGCTTGGACAGGCTGCCGTTCCAAGGCAGGAACAGGAATCCTTGCGATGCGTCCTGCAGCGCGCCCTGAACCTCCATGAGCGTGTTGATCTCGTCCAGCGCCGCGTCCAGGTCGTCGATGCTGATCTCGAACCGGGCGGCGCACTCCCGCATGGCGGCCTCGTGCGGGGTGCCCTCGCCGATCTCGGTCGCCTCGGCCGCGACGTGCGGGCCGGCGGCCAGGCGGACGCGGAACCAGCGGTTGGGGAAACCAGGGATGGCCGGCCGCCCGGCGGTGAGTTCGTCGCCGCGCCGGGTGACAGTCAGCCCGTACCCGGCGAACGCCTTCGCAGCCGCGTCGAGGTCGCACGCGCCGGCCCGGAAGAACACCATGCAGCCGTCCGCCACCCCGAATCCCTCCGGTGCCGAACAATAAGCTCACCTGCACCGCCATCATACCGTCAGCGGTGCGTCGCAGTATAGCGGGCGGTGTCAGGTGCAGCGCCGGGTTCGGCTTCTGCGCCCACCATCGCGGTTCCGCGGAGCCCGCGCCCGCGTTGCGCATCCGCGGAGCCACCACCGACCCCGCGCACCGTGTCGCGGCACACCGGTGGCCGCCCAACACCGCCACACGCGGTGATGAGCCGCGCCTGCTACCACCGGCACCACGCGGAGCGCCACCGACCCGAACCGCCGTGTCCCCACGGCACCGCCGGCCACGCCCAACCTCCACTCGCGGCGACGAGCCGCGCCCGTCGCACTCGGGCACCACGCGAAGCCCGACGCGCGGGGTTCACCCACGCGGACCACACGCCTACCGCCGCGCGCATCCATGCACGCGATGGTAGCCGAACGAACAGCTCACCTGCACCGCCATCACCGGATGAGCAGCGCGTCTCACGTCAGCCGGCGGTGTCAGGTGCAGCGCCGGGTTCGGCCTGCGGCTCTGCGTTCTCAGCCTCTAACTCGTCGTAGATGCGCTTCTCGGCGGCCCACGCCGCAAGCGGGCTGTCGCCGACATCTTGGACCTCATCCGGCCACGAGAGGTTCCACTGAATGACGCGGCCTGGCATGTCCCTCTTGAATGCCCACAGTTGCCTACAAGCGTTGTCCCCGAAAAACAAGCAGGTTGAAGTGATTGCTCGCGGGAACCAGGCCATTCACGGTCGTGGTCATATGTCCAGAGGGGTCGCAGTGAAGATTCCCCGGGAAACTGAGGGTTTCTGATCGAGAGCCACGCTGGATATTGAGCAATTGTTCACTAATATCAAGCAAGCACTAGATTCGCAAGTAATTGCCTCGCAAATACTTGCGTTGGGACCGTGAATGGCCTGCTCGCGGGAACACATCGTCACTACGGTAAAGCCGATTCGCTTCCACCAAGCTGAGCTCACCGAACAGCGGCCAGAAGAACGACGCCCCGCTGCATCCAGTGAAACCGTTGAACGCCAAGTACAGCTCGCGCAACTGCTGGGGTAACGGTTCGCCGAGTGTGGCTTCGGCCCGTGCAAGGTCCGCTTCTGAGCATGGAGCGCCGAAGACATACTCGTCGTAGTCGTTCGTGAACACCCCGCGGACGTCTTCGGGCATTCCCACTCGCTGTGCCCTCTCTGTGTGCCGAACATAAAGCTCACCTGCACCGCCATGATGCAAGCCGCAATGCGTTACAGAGCAGCGGGCGGTGTCAGGTGCAGCGCCGGGTTCGGCTCGCTCACGTCCGCGGGTCCGGGTCACGCGCCGAGCGATGCGGCTCCGCGGAGCCCGGGCCACCGGTGCGACCCGGCGGAGCACCACCGGCTCCCCGCGCCGTGTCCCGGCACACCGAGGGCCACCCACCACCGCACCTCGCGGCGATGAGCCGCGCCCACCACCCACGGGCACCACGCGGAGCACCACCGACCCGAACCACCGTGTCCCACGATACCACCAGCCACGCTCACCGCAAGCTCGCGGCGACGAGCCGCGCCCGTCGCACTCGGGCACCACGCGGAGCCCGACACGTAGGGTTCACCCACGCGGACCACACGCACACCGCCGCACGCGCGATCCAGAACGCGAGGGTGGCCGAACCAGGAGCTGAGCTGCAAGCCGCCCCTCTCAGGGCGGTCTCCCCTTGCTCCCGCGACGGCTTGTCAGCTCCAGCGGGGGGTTCGGCCGACGGCCGCCTCCTTCCGCCAGAGGGTGAGTGAGCCTTGCAGCTCAGCTCCTGGTTCGGCCGCCGCCGGATCCGCTCAGCCCACCGGGGACATCGCACGGCGGGAGAACACCATGCGACCTCAGGCCGCTCGGATCGGCGGGCCCTCGCCGGTCGCCTTCACCAGGGGGGAGGTGGCGACAACCTTACGACCGCCCGCCGATCCGCGGCGCTTGCAACCACCTCACGGCGGCGGCCGAACATAAAGCTCACCTGCACCGCCCTCACCGGATGAGCGGTGCGTCCCAGAATAGCGGGCGGTGTCAGGTGCAGCGCCGGGTTCGGCTCGCTCACGTCCGCGGTTCCGAGGTGGCACGCTCAGCATCGCGGCTCCGCGGAAGCCCGCCCACCGTCGCGGCCGAGCGGAGCACCACCGACCCACCCGCCGTGTCCCGGCCCACCGGAGGCCGGCACCAACCGCACCTGGCGGCGACGAGCCGCGCCAACCACCAGCGGGCGCCACGCGGAGCACCACCGACCCGAACCACCGTGTCCCCACGCGCCGCCGGCCACGCCCAACCGCACCTCGCGGCGGCGAGCCGCGCCAACCACCAGCAGGCCACACGCGGAGCCCGACACCCGGGGT belongs to Gemmata obscuriglobus and includes:
- a CDS encoding SMI1/KNR4 family protein; amino-acid sequence: MPEDVRGVFTNDYDEYVFGAPCSEADLARAEATLGEPLPQQLRELYLAFNGFTGCSGASFFWPLFGELSLVEANRLYRSDDVFPRAGHSRSQRKYLRGNYLRI